The DNA region ATCAGCATCAACATCAACTAAGCTACCCAATTGCTCGTTAGTTCGAGTTAGGGTTCCGCTGGCATAAATAGCATCAATACCGAAACCAAAACTAAACTCATCATTTACTCGGTATGACATACTGGTATTGAAATTAATAGTAACCACTTCAGTGTTACCTAATAAATCAACTGGCGGTGGAAGTGCGACAGCATTACCGCTAATAGTAGGAGCTCTGTTTGACAAGTCACCTAAGTCGGTACCGGTACCATAGTTAGTGAATGCGGCAACCCCGAAAGCCATTTTGTCGTTAATGGGATTGATATAATAAAAATTTGGGATGAGTTTAGCTTCAGCCGCATCATGTTCACTACCAAAAACGACATCTTGTCCAGCGAAACTGCCTTCTATATCAGATACCGATACATCAATATCAGCATAAACGACGCCTAAAGATAGTGCTGTTTCATCAAAAAGAGCCATTGCTGCAGGATTTCGAGATAAAACTGAGGCGTTGTCAGCAATAACAGCATCACCAGCCATGGCACGACCAATACCAGTAGCGGATTGACTGTTTAACTGGAAACCAGCTGCAGACGTTTGTGCGCTGATTAAACCTACTGCAGCAGCAATGAGTGTCTTGTTGAATTTATTCATTATTATTTCCCATTTGTTATTACCGTTTTCGAGTTAATTTTAATCACTTTAGAGAGTTGACGGCAAAAATTTAGGGCATCTTAGGTAAGTGCGATCAATGTAACAACTCCGACCAGATGTTAGCTGTTGTTAACATTAAGTTAATTTAAGATCTTAATCGTGAAGTAGGTGTTTGATAGCGTGGCACTATATGTAAATTAGCGGCAGCACTAATGTGATAGTAAACAACCAAATAAAGTAAATTAAAGTTTATTCATACTGAATGAATATTAAGCGCCTGAATGACAATTTAGAACAATCGGTTTTTACCGCTTAACATCGTCTTACTTATTGTTGTTTATTATCTAATGGTGAAATAACGGTTAATAAATAACGCAACCTCGAGAACAGAAGTTGAGCTATTTATATCATTCAATTATGTAAAAATTATGATGTTAATGAACGACGAAAAACGTTGAAATCTGCGATAGTGTTCTGTGTTGGTGGTGAAACTTTACTAATAATAACGCCAAATAACATTGCCAAAACAAACCCAGGAACGATTTCATATAACTCAAAAAGCCCCCCGGTCATTTGTTTCCACACTACAACAGTTATCGCACCCACCAAAATGGTTGCAATAGCCCCATTACGGCTATAACCCTGCCAAAAAAGTGATAATAGCACCACAGGACCAAAAGCCGCGCCAAACCCAGCCCATGCATAACTGACTAAACCCAATACACTGCTTTCCGGGTTTAACGCAACTAAGCCTGCAACTAAGGCGATAGCAATGACACCTATTCGACCCACTAACATTAATTCTTTACTGCTAGCTTGAGGACGCAACCATTTAAGATAAAAATCTTCAGTGATTACACTAGAACAGACCAATAATTGTGAATCAATGGTACTCATGATGGCAGATAAAATGGCCGCAATGAGTAAGCCGCCTACCCAAGGATTAAAAGCTGCATTGGCTAAATGAATAAAGACCGTCTCTGGGTTTTTAAGTGGCTCTGCGGCAAAGTAAAGACTACCAGCAATACCTGTTGCTAAGGCACCGACTAGCGACACTAACATCCAACTCATGGCAATACGACGTGAAAGCATCAGATCTTTTGGATTTCCAATTGCCATAAAACGAGACAAAATATGCGGCTGACCAAAATAACCCAGTCCCCAAGCCAATAAAGATACAAGACCTCTCACCGTGGTGTTTTCACTAATAAACGACAACATGGTGGGATCAATGTGTTCAAAATTGGCTTGTGTATTAGGTTCGCTAAAGATTGAAATAGGTACAATGACGAGCGCGACTAACATTAAGCAACCTTGAAAGAAGTCTGTCCAACTAACGGCAAAAAATCCGCCAACAAAGGTATAAGAAACGATAATGAATGAACCGATCAATAAGGCAACGGTATAATCGAGGCCAAATACTTTTTCAAATAATATTGCGCCGCCGACCATGCCTGAAGAAGTATAGAAGGTGAAAAAAATTAGGATTGTTAATGCCGAAACAAGTCTTAATAGCCCATGAGAATCATTAAATCGATTTTCAAAAAAGTCGGGTAATGTTAATGCATTATCGGCCATTTGGGTGTAAATGCGCAGACGTCTAGCAACAAATAGCCAATTAAGCCAAGCCCCAAACACTAATCCAAAACCAATCCATGCTTCGCCTAATCCACTTAAATATACGGCACCAGGCAAACCAAGTAATAACCAACCTGACATATCTGATGCGCCAACACTTAACGCTGTTACAGCGGGGCCCATTTTTCTGCCACCAAGAATGTAATCATCCACGGTATCGGTTTTGCAGTAGGCCCAGTAACCAATTGCCATCATTAAGGCGAGGTATCCGATGAAGGTAATGATGATTGGTGTTTGAATATCCATATTGCTTCCAAGTTATTATTCTTATGGTCAACATGCTAGCAGAAGTTTGATTTAGTTCACACTTTGATTTTTCTAGTTGAAAAAAAATCCGCTATTCAATGAAGTAGCGGATTTTAAATGGTTATCAGTAGATATTAAATAAAGGTGTTTTCAACTTCTTTTTTGACAAAATCAAGGTCTGAAGCGGGTTCTCCAACCAAGACCATATAGGCATCGGCTGTTTGAAAGCTTTTGCCTTTATACTGATTATCAGCAAAGGCTTCTTCTAATACAATCCGGTTTTCTATGGGCACAATGAACAGGGTAACCTTGTTTCCAAGCTCGTCAGCCATCACCAAATGTAATGATTTGATACCTTGAAAATCACAATATGAAGTGTAAAAAACACGTCCAGGCTGTTGAATAAACTTAGAATCACTCAAACCATCTAAACCAGCTAGTTTAAAATTGACGTCATTAAAACCAATATCTTGTTCCATGATCAATGCTTTGGTTTCATGATGAACATGAGCCAATGAGTTTTCCCCTAGGTTTACTGGCGTAAAGCGCAATAAACTAAAGCTGACTCCCACAATGAAAGCAACTGATGCCGCCATCGCCATCATATAACGAGTGTGTTTTTTACTCTTTTGGTGTTGGCTTAATTGCTGTCGTAAAATTAATTTATCAGCTAAATCATTAGGCACATCAATACTGAGTGCTTGAGTGAGTTTATGGTCAAATGCTTTTAGGTCTTTGACAAATTTAGCATCGTCTTGATTTTCAGCTAAATGAGCTAAAAATTCATCGGACTGATTATTGGGGTCACCGTATGCTTGGCGACGAAACTGTAGATCATCCATTTGATTGACCTCTTACCTCTGGTGCTTCGAGAGCGTCTTTTAACTGGTTTCTGGCTCTAAATAAACGGGTCATTACCGTATTTCTATTGAGTTCGAGCATGGTGGCAATTTCTTCGCCACTAAACCCGCCAATCAGCTGCAATAACAAAGGCTCTCGATATTCAATATCGAGTTTACCTATTTGACGACGTAACCAATACTGTTCGGTATCATCTTCATGACTTGTCGATAAAACATCTTCAAGTAAATCTTGTTCAACGTCACTGTAGTCAAATTGTTTACGCTCAAAACGTCTGGCATTTTCTCGTCTTAAAATGGTAATTAACCAGGCTTTAGCGGCTTTTTCGTCATTTAAAGAGTCCAAAGAGCGCCACGCTCGTAAGAACGTTTCTTGAGTAATATCTTCTGCGACATGTTTATCACCACATAACCAAAAGGCATAGCGAAAAATGTCGGTATGAAGCGCCCTGACAAGGCTATCGTATCGTCGTTGTTTTGTTAGCATCTCAGATAAGACCGCGGGTTCAGCCTTTTTCTTACGCAGGTAATCAAACATTTTTTAACTTTTTTGAGTTAATCATATGTAACAGCTTAAAAAGAGGTGGGATTAATAGCAAGCTAAATAGCAGAAACACTCTGCTATTTAGCTTTTTAATCTAAGGGTTAAGCTCTACAATTATCGATTTGCTACTGGCTTGAGATGGCTGTTGATAGGCTAAAATTGCATCTATGAGTGACTTTTTGTCCATAGCTTGAGGATGACGGCTGTATTTATCAGCTTGTAATTTACTAATGGCAATTTCAAGTTGTGTTGATAATCCACTTATTTGAGTCAAGCTCATTGGCTGACCTAAGCGATCGCTAAAGTAATCTTGTAATGCTTTAATAGCGGCACTACTGTCATTACGATCGCAAGCATGAATAATGGCTTTTAATTCTGAGGTAGTGCTTTTTAATGACGTTTTTTTGTGGTTAGGAGAAACCTGATTATCCCTAGTATTTGCTGCTACTGCTTTTCGCCATAATACTAACGTTATTATCCACAGTAGTGCCAATACTCCGCTAATCCACGGCCAATATCCAGCAGAGCTATTTACCGTAAAACGGTCTGCTGATGGAATATCTGTTGGCGTTACGGTACTGCCAATAACATTAATAGTACGCGCAGGAAGAGTGGCAAATTGTTGTTTTTTAAGATGTGGATTCCACCAAGGCACCCGTATCTCTGGCAATGTGTATGTACCCGGTTTTGTTGGTACTATGGCTGTCGTTAAACTGTACTGTGATACCACTTGATTGTCGCGTACAAAGGTTTGCCTTAAAGGCTTTTCTGGATAGGCTTTTAATCCTTCAACCAGCGGTATATCGATATCGGGCAAGCTGGTGTCATCGGTATTTGATGCTATCAAGCTAATGGTGCGAGTAATAGGGCTGCCTACTTCAAATTCGCTGATATCGTCTGGCCAAGTTTCTTTTAATACTGCAATGTCACTGACAAGCCATTTTCCTTGGTAGCTTGGCGGTGTTGAATTGATTTGAATGACTTGTCTTTCTGCTTCAGTTTGCATCGGCCGACTTTCGTTAAAGCCAAACATTCCACCTCGTCTTGGCGCTTCCACAAGTACGTCGCCTGAAAAGCTCGCGCCGTTGATGACTAATTCTCCTGGGAGATCGGCAATAATACCGTAAGTGCGTTCTATCACTCTAAACCGACGGCCATCGACAATTTCGTTGCCGTCTTTATCCTCTCCAATTTGTTTGACTTGCGCACCTTCTACTGTGGGAGCACTAATGACACCGCGTTGCAGCTCAACGGCTAAATAGAGCTTCACTTTATAGGTAATTAATTGACCGACATAAGCGTCAGAAGTATTGGTGTTAGCCTTAATAAACACGTTTTGTGCTTCACTGGTCTTGGCACCTTGAGGCATGACTTTCACCGAGATGGGCTGTGAACTTACTCCGTTGATATTGAACGCCGGTATGGTGACATCACCTAATGATTTAGGTGACAGTAATACCTGCCATCGGGTTTCTTTTGTGGTGTCAAAGTTAACCATTTTGGTACTGCGGCCAACACTGGTTCTGCCAACAATAAAGTTTTTGAGTAACACTGAAGTATCTAACGCTCCAGCGCTGAGGTCATCATCGGCCGTAATATCGAGCACAAAGTACTCCCCAGCAATGACAGGGTTACGATCTATTGTTGCTTGCACTTGGCTAAGGGCAAATACCGGGGCTGCAATGATGAATAGCAATAGGCTACAAAAGGTTCTAATTACCACTGTTCATTATCCTTAGTCGGTTGACTATTTTGACGACGTTTTTGATATTCGAGCTGCATTTTATTACGGATCAACACTTGTGGGTCTTCGTTGATGGCGCGAAGGGCTCGTTCCATATCTGCTGGCAGTTTATCTTGGTTTGCTTGCGATGCAGATATCACTTCTGATGATTTACCTTCTGTTGCCGTTTTGTCACTTGGTTGTGCTGAGGCTGCAGAAGTATTCATTTTTTGACTGTCATCAGTTTGTTGTTCACCTCTTTTACTGGCATTAGCCTGCATACTCGCTTCGTTACTCTCTGGCGTGTCTTGGTTTGCAACATCATTTTGTTGAGAAGATTGGTTATCTTCAGATGATTGTGGTGCCTGCGGCTCAGCGCTATTTTGTTTTTGGTCACCGTTTTGCTGTTCATCAGAGTTTGATGTCTGATCTGCTTGTGGCTGTTGATTCTGTGACTGTTGTTGCTCGCTATCAGATGAACGGTCATTGTTATCGTTAGATTGATTTTCAGAGCTCTGATCTTGGCTTTGTTGGCCAGATTGATCTTGTTGACCCTGTTGATTTTTCTGTTGGCCTGATTGTGACTGATCAGGCTTTGATTGATCTGAATCGCTTTTATCTGACGAAGATTTCTCTGATGAATTGTCATCATTTGAATTTGACTGATCTTGTTCTGACTTATCCGACTCTTGCTTAGAGGGATCTTGTTGCTGTTGTTCAAGCAATTGTTGAGCTAAGGCAAAATTCTTTTCTGCCTCGCTAAAAGGTGATTGTGCTGCAATAGCCTTTTGGTAACGAGTGATTGCTTCTTGATAATCTTTTAGCTGCATCAGCGCATTACCCTGATTATATAAACCTTGGGCACTATTATCTTGCTCAAACTCGGCTAATGCTTGTTGATAATCGCCTGCTTTATAGTGGGCAGAAGCACGCCATTGTGAGTCTTTAAATGTGTCAGCAGCCTGAGCAAATTCACCTTGTTGGAATGCCGATTGTGCTTGTTGATCTTTGGTTTGCCATAAATCTTGCCACACAAAGGCTTGCGCCGGTTGGCTCTGGGTCAGACTAAATGCCATTGCAGTCGCCAGCAACAATGCGGGGTTAAGCATGATGGTTAATAATCCTTGTCTAAAACTCATTAACATCGGGATGATTAATAACATGGCAAGGTATGGTCCCAGATCTTGCCATGCTTCACCAGCAAGTTCTGTTTCGGTTGCTTTACCGTCGGATGCCAACCACTGGGTTAGGGTGGTGACATCGCTGCCATCAGTTTGTGCTGGGACGAGGATCCCTTGATGTTGTTGCACCAGTTTTTGTAATAAACCGTAATCTGTTTTAGCGACAACGACTTCGTTACTATTATCACGTAGTAATTGGCCGTCAGCTAATCGGATAGGGGCTCCTTGCTTACTGCCAAAAGCCATGATCGATAAACGATAACGACTGTTTAGCGCCGTGGTTGCTTGATTAAATTGGTGTGCGGAAATGCCATCGGTCATAACAATAATGTCACCAGTAACATGACCGCCTTGTGCGAGCAGTTTTTCTGCCAAAGATAATGCAGCCGCCAAGTTTGAACCTTTGGTCGGCATAATATCGGGCGATAATGTAGGCAGTAAGTTTAAAATGGTGCCACTGTCGCGAGTTAATGGGCTAATAGTGTATGCATCACCAGCATAGGCTATCAGTCCGGTTTCACCTTCTTTTAATTCATTAAGTAAATCGGTCGCTCTAAATTTGGCATAAGATAACCGATTAGGACTTAAGTCCGTAGCGTACATTGACTGAGACATGTCCATCACCAGTACTCTACCTTGCTCGGTAGCAAACACCGGCAGGCTTTGTTTATTTAATGCAGGACCAGCAATAGCGATAACGGCAATGATCCAACAAACTATTAATAACCATTTAGGTTGATGGGTTTTCTCAACAGTTTGGCTTATTAATAACTGGCTTAAATGTGGGGCGATATATTGCTTCCAAGCCGATTGCTGACTCTGTTTACGCCAAAATAGTGTGCTTAATATCAAAACTGGGATGAGCCCCCAAAGCCACTCAGGGCGAATAAAATGCACCATTATTGGTTCGCCTCTTTGTTTTTGCCTGTTTTAGGTAATGTTAACGAAGGCCATAGTTGTTGCAAGCTGATTAAGAAACTGATTAATAATGACATTAATAAAGGCCAATAAAATAATTCACTTTTAGGGCGGTAACTCAATTGATCTCGACTCACTGGTTCTAGCTTGTCTATTTCTTGATAAATGCCTTCGAGATCTTCGCTGTTTCTAGCTCTAAAATAATAACCTTTAGTCAGATCTGCTATTTTTTTGAGTTGGCCTTCGTCTAAATCCATTGATGGATTAACACGTTCTTTGCCAAAAATAGTGCGACGTTCTAATACATCTGCGCCAACACCAATAGTGTAAATGGTGATATTACGTTTAGCGGCAATTTGCGCGGCAACTTCAGGCTCTATGTTACCGGCGTTATTAGAACCGTCTGTCAGTAGAATCAATACTCGGTTACTTTCTGCAACTTTATCAAAGCGTTTAACCGCAAGCGCTATGGCTTCACCTATAGCGGTTTGTTTGCCGACTAAGCCAATTTGCGCATCATCTAAAAATGTGGCGACTGAGCGACGATCTAACGTTAGTGGTGCTTGTAAATATGCATGGTCAGCAAATAGGATCAGCCCAAGCCGATCTCCTTTTCGACGTTCAATAAAGTCACTAAGCACATGTTGTATTAGCGTAAATCGGTTAACCGTTTGTCCGTTTATCACCATGTCTTCAATTTGCATACTGCCCGATAAATCAACTGCCATCATTAAATCGCGGCCTTTTGCCGGTAGTTCTATTGGATCGCCAAGCCATTGTGGTCGAGCTATCGCTAATAATAAAAAAAGCCACATTAACCAGTAACGTTTTCGGCCAAATTTATAGTTTGTTGTGGTGGCATTTGTGACGGTTGCGGAGATACCCGGTAATTGTAAATACCCGCCAGCGCTGTTCATATTGACACGTTTAATCAATAACGGCAGCGGCAGCAATATTAATAACCATGGCCAATAAAGTGCTAACATTAGGCCTCCTGATGTGTAGGTGTGGATGCTAAGGTGACATCATTAAAATGACGTTTATTGCTTAACCAAGCGCTTGCTAAATGTTGTAATTGCACTTTTTCAGATGGGTTTAGACCGTTAGCTTGATGACGCTTAATTAATAACTGACCAATTTTATGTTGTTGTTCAGGTGCCAGACGGGTATCTAACCAATCAAACCAAGGTTGTCCGTTGAGTTTGGCAAAATGTTCGCGAGGTAAATAAGTTAATGCGGTGCGCTTAAGTAAGCTATTTACCTGTGCGGCAAAGTTATCATCTTCAATGTCATAACTCTGGAGTAGCGTCAGCGCTTTTTTGCGTGGAGCATGATATTGGCGCTGCTTATATAAGCGTTTGGCCAACCACAAGGCTAAAATGACAAATACAGCTGCGATTATCCAATACCCTGGTGCTGTGGGAACTGCACTTATTGGATCAGGTAATTGAATATCTTGCATTTGAGATAATGCTGATACATGTTCATCAGTTGGCATTGGCTGTGTCGGTAAATTTGAAGTGGTCATTTAACGTAAAATTTCCAATTGTGCACTGAGCGGTTTGCCTGCATCAATAAACTTTGGTTGCACTTTTATTAAATTCATTAACGAGACAAATTGCTGTATTTGTTGTTGCTGAGTGCCTAGCCAAGCTTCATAACTTTGGCGGGTTAACGTCAGTTGTTGCTGGCCATCACGTACCGGTAAGGCAAATTGTTTGGGTAACGCTAAAGTCCCTTGTCTTAAAGGATCGGTTACTACAAATGCACCAATATCACAGTAGCGTGATAATTCCGTTAATGGCGCTAAACATTGTTGGTTAATGTGTTGCCCGTCGGTGATGATCCAAATAAGCGATCCTGGTTTCGCAATACGCTGTAAACGTTGGCAGGCTTTAAACATATGACCCGGATCGGGTGACAATTGATTAATTTGGTCTAATTGCTGCTGATGTGCATTAATTAGCCCTGAGGTTAGCTGCAAAATACCTTGACGACGACTACGTGGTTTGAGCTCTAAATGATTTGTTTCACTGGCAATTAATGCTCCAATTCTATCGCCATTATTGATAGCGTTCCAACCTAATGTTGCGGCTAAATGTGCCAC from Shewanella polaris includes:
- the putP gene encoding sodium/proline symporter PutP encodes the protein MDIQTPIIITFIGYLALMMAIGYWAYCKTDTVDDYILGGRKMGPAVTALSVGASDMSGWLLLGLPGAVYLSGLGEAWIGFGLVFGAWLNWLFVARRLRIYTQMADNALTLPDFFENRFNDSHGLLRLVSALTILIFFTFYTSSGMVGGAILFEKVFGLDYTVALLIGSFIIVSYTFVGGFFAVSWTDFFQGCLMLVALVIVPISIFSEPNTQANFEHIDPTMLSFISENTTVRGLVSLLAWGLGYFGQPHILSRFMAIGNPKDLMLSRRIAMSWMLVSLVGALATGIAGSLYFAAEPLKNPETVFIHLANAAFNPWVGGLLIAAILSAIMSTIDSQLLVCSSVITEDFYLKWLRPQASSKELMLVGRIGVIAIALVAGLVALNPESSVLGLVSYAWAGFGAAFGPVVLLSLFWQGYSRNGAIATILVGAITVVVWKQMTGGLFELYEIVPGFVLAMLFGVIISKVSPPTQNTIADFNVFRRSLTS
- a CDS encoding DUF3379 domain-containing protein, with the protein product MDDLQFRRQAYGDPNNQSDEFLAHLAENQDDAKFVKDLKAFDHKLTQALSIDVPNDLADKLILRQQLSQHQKSKKHTRYMMAMAASVAFIVGVSFSLLRFTPVNLGENSLAHVHHETKALIMEQDIGFNDVNFKLAGLDGLSDSKFIQQPGRVFYTSYCDFQGIKSLHLVMADELGNKVTLFIVPIENRIVLEEAFADNQYKGKSFQTADAYMVLVGEPASDLDFVKKEVENTFI
- a CDS encoding sigma-70 family RNA polymerase sigma factor: MFDYLRKKKAEPAVLSEMLTKQRRYDSLVRALHTDIFRYAFWLCGDKHVAEDITQETFLRAWRSLDSLNDEKAAKAWLITILRRENARRFERKQFDYSDVEQDLLEDVLSTSHEDDTEQYWLRRQIGKLDIEYREPLLLQLIGGFSGEEIATMLELNRNTVMTRLFRARNQLKDALEAPEVRGQSNG
- a CDS encoding BatD family protein, yielding MVIRTFCSLLLFIIAAPVFALSQVQATIDRNPVIAGEYFVLDITADDDLSAGALDTSVLLKNFIVGRTSVGRSTKMVNFDTTKETRWQVLLSPKSLGDVTIPAFNINGVSSQPISVKVMPQGAKTSEAQNVFIKANTNTSDAYVGQLITYKVKLYLAVELQRGVISAPTVEGAQVKQIGEDKDGNEIVDGRRFRVIERTYGIIADLPGELVINGASFSGDVLVEAPRRGGMFGFNESRPMQTEAERQVIQINSTPPSYQGKWLVSDIAVLKETWPDDISEFEVGSPITRTISLIASNTDDTSLPDIDIPLVEGLKAYPEKPLRQTFVRDNQVVSQYSLTTAIVPTKPGTYTLPEIRVPWWNPHLKKQQFATLPARTINVIGSTVTPTDIPSADRFTVNSSAGYWPWISGVLALLWIITLVLWRKAVAANTRDNQVSPNHKKTSLKSTTSELKAIIHACDRNDSSAAIKALQDYFSDRLGQPMSLTQISGLSTQLEIAISKLQADKYSRHPQAMDKKSLIDAILAYQQPSQASSKSIIVELNP
- a CDS encoding VWA domain-containing protein, which codes for MVHFIRPEWLWGLIPVLILSTLFWRKQSQQSAWKQYIAPHLSQLLISQTVEKTHQPKWLLIVCWIIAVIAIAGPALNKQSLPVFATEQGRVLVMDMSQSMYATDLSPNRLSYAKFRATDLLNELKEGETGLIAYAGDAYTISPLTRDSGTILNLLPTLSPDIMPTKGSNLAAALSLAEKLLAQGGHVTGDIIVMTDGISAHQFNQATTALNSRYRLSIMAFGSKQGAPIRLADGQLLRDNSNEVVVAKTDYGLLQKLVQQHQGILVPAQTDGSDVTTLTQWLASDGKATETELAGEAWQDLGPYLAMLLIIPMLMSFRQGLLTIMLNPALLLATAMAFSLTQSQPAQAFVWQDLWQTKDQQAQSAFQQGEFAQAADTFKDSQWRASAHYKAGDYQQALAEFEQDNSAQGLYNQGNALMQLKDYQEAITRYQKAIAAQSPFSEAEKNFALAQQLLEQQQQDPSKQESDKSEQDQSNSNDDNSSEKSSSDKSDSDQSKPDQSQSGQQKNQQGQQDQSGQQSQDQSSENQSNDNNDRSSDSEQQQSQNQQPQADQTSNSDEQQNGDQKQNSAEPQAPQSSEDNQSSQQNDVANQDTPESNEASMQANASKRGEQQTDDSQKMNTSAASAQPSDKTATEGKSSEVISASQANQDKLPADMERALRAINEDPQVLIRNKMQLEYQKRRQNSQPTKDNEQW
- a CDS encoding vWA domain-containing protein, with the translated sequence MLALYWPWLLILLPLPLLIKRVNMNSAGGYLQLPGISATVTNATTTNYKFGRKRYWLMWLFLLLAIARPQWLGDPIELPAKGRDLMMAVDLSGSMQIEDMVINGQTVNRFTLIQHVLSDFIERRKGDRLGLILFADHAYLQAPLTLDRRSVATFLDDAQIGLVGKQTAIGEAIALAVKRFDKVAESNRVLILLTDGSNNAGNIEPEVAAQIAAKRNITIYTIGVGADVLERRTIFGKERVNPSMDLDEGQLKKIADLTKGYYFRARNSEDLEGIYQEIDKLEPVSRDQLSYRPKSELFYWPLLMSLLISFLISLQQLWPSLTLPKTGKNKEANQ
- a CDS encoding DUF4381 domain-containing protein — translated: MTTSNLPTQPMPTDEHVSALSQMQDIQLPDPISAVPTAPGYWIIAAVFVILALWLAKRLYKQRQYHAPRKKALTLLQSYDIEDDNFAAQVNSLLKRTALTYLPREHFAKLNGQPWFDWLDTRLAPEQQHKIGQLLIKRHQANGLNPSEKVQLQHLASAWLSNKRHFNDVTLASTPTHQEA
- a CDS encoding DUF58 domain-containing protein, whose amino-acid sequence is MMNQTNSLPLYSDGVSLNEQELIACQSLSRAMPDRKSRAKAALSGHRNSLIKGRGMEFAEVRHYQNGDDVRTIDWRVTARTGVAHTKLFVEERERPILLLIDLSHSLYFGSQLLLQSVQVAHLAATLGWNAINNGDRIGALIASETNHLELKPRSRRQGILQLTSGLINAHQQQLDQINQLSPDPGHMFKACQRLQRIAKPGSLIWIITDGQHINQQCLAPLTELSRYCDIGAFVVTDPLRQGTLALPKQFALPVRDGQQQLTLTRQSYEAWLGTQQQQIQQFVSLMNLIKVQPKFIDAGKPLSAQLEILR